DNA sequence from the Cataglyphis hispanica isolate Lineage 1 chromosome 12, ULB_Chis1_1.0, whole genome shotgun sequence genome:
ATTACGTACACGGGAATAAGACAAGGTGGAGTGTAACggggaagaagagagaatttCGCAAATGGACGAATAATTAAAGGCGATTCGGATCATGTGAGTGGTATAGTTCACACAGTTACATCTCGAACTCCTTCTCAATGAATGCCCGGTTAGTATGGTTGGCAGGTGAGCAGCCATGTGTTGTAtacattcatatacatatgtcgcgcacgtatatatatatatatatatatatacgatattcgCACATACACATCCGGCCGAGTAATGAGATTCTCTTCCCCGTGGTAAAGTTCCCATCGTCGTCTTGGCATATCGGTCCTCACACGATGCAACTTCGTTGCGAGATTGTGTCAAAAGATACGCGACGCTTCACCGACGCAACACTCGTCATCCAGGAACAAATAGACTTCGATATGTTTTCCTTTAATGTGCATTAAGCCACAATCAACAATAGGCTGATTTTGATGTTAATTTGTTACAAGTTACAGAATAATTTCGCAAGCTGAGCAAATACgtataagaaaatgtaaacaaccttaaaaaaaagatgtgttTAATActgtcaattattaaataatttaagtatatatattaaatataagtatatttattaattagcaagaaaatagaaaatttttgaaaatattcttatctatTCTTTACTGTTAGTAACACAATTatgatacaaattataatatttcattattaaagtatTCTTGAAAAGAATCACGTTTATtctactaaaataatttacgactatatgacatattttattatttattaaaatagtcatacaaaaatattgcatgcaTCAGTTTATTGTTGATCACGGCAAATCGCACACTAAATTATCCCGAAATAAATGCTCAATTGGTGATTGAAGAtgttgagatttttttctgcaaatatatttcgtaaatagTCTTGATAATAGcaaaagaaagatgaaaaatagagaaaaactaTGTAGATAAGAGAGAAACACAGTTAAGAATTCGTCGCACGCGTAACTGCTATATCTAGCTGTTCTTGCTTTTATCTGATGCTCCATTTAAATAGGAATTCCTAATTACCATTGTACGCTCCCTTCTCATCgcgatttttataagatatatgcaTTGCTACACGAAAGCATGCCGCTTTTTAAGAAGTCTGCCATTATTAAACacaaaatttgtaattcaaaaattgatgTCGACaaatgtaacaaattataacatttatgcaaatttccaTATGTGTTTGTATTTTGTAAGCATATAAAAAGAACGAATTTTAACTATCTTAACGATCTTAATTCCTTGTTTGTTCCAACAATTTTGAATAAGGtaaattaagtattaataagaaaagaattttgacgacgttaattttttgctatgtCACGAAGACGTTTTAtgaatttctaaaaatgtcgATCAAGGACTAATGATTCGTGTGTTgatttgtttatctttttaacgTAGTAGAAGcgcatgtaaaataaatgattagcATGCCTTCGTGTAACGATGCCATTGCGCTCACGATTGCTTGCGTACGATATGACGATTAGATGATTTATGAAAGTTATTACAAATCGAAATGATTTATAACGAGTTTCATGATAGCGCGCGATTCCTTGCACAAGACTAAAAAAATCCAATTCATCATTATCCATGTAGGAAATGCGATTTAAAAGATTACGCCGTCCGTGAAATGCAAGTTATTTATTGTCAACGTgtcccttttctcttttcgctcgacaaaatttattctttgcgtatatatatctttcaaatattgaaataaacaaatatgtatgttAGATGTTGGAAAATGAATTTTGTGTCGTTAAGTAATTAGTAGAAAGCTGTCCAGCGACATTTTCGTCTTTTATTTCTGCTTAGCTATGGTAATTAATTCGAGGTATCCACGCACAGAATGTGATTTTCGtttctagataaaaataatttttgacagaatCCCATAAGATTTCACTCGTGCACATGGCCGCGGTCGTCGTGATGCCAAGAGAAATCGAACTTGATCGTTAAGCGAGTCGCGAATCGCGAGCTCGGCCCATTAGCCGCGTTCGAGTCCCCTTCTCGAGTCGAGGCCCCAAACACGATGAAATTCatcattaataatgttttcgtTGCAATAAATCGCTCATCGTTCCGAGGATTAAGCATTCTTTGACGTTGCGTGCATACAAAGTGCattgtttttacaaaaagagGTGATGCTGGCTTTTAAAGATGgtgatgaatatatataaagtacgaACAAGATTGCTTGAATAGATTAAAACATCATattaatttccatttattttaagattgtgTCCCCTACGATAAACTAAACAAGatgtaaaaactttttttcaaactctTTTTATCAGATCAACATTGATTTCCATACGTGTGAAACatatgaaaattgtataaaaatgtaagaatactaaaaacgaaataaattcaatttaaaatcaacttttcaaatattttttgatacaaaatatagcaaattcctttctccttctctttatcTTATCCAAGTATAATTCTCTAAAGAAGATCGATGCgactattaatatacaatattagtgtattgaaataaaaataagtgaaaTGTAAAATCGTATTATATAACTTCTAAGATTCTGTTTGTCGAACATTGTTCGCGACCGATGTGTTACGTTACGACAGAATTCCGCAGAGAGAATTTCCGCATATATCGAGAGTCACCTgtaaatctttctctttctttctctctctataatcTACGCAGATACGATTGATCACCGTATTCGATGCTCCGCAAGAAAGATGCATCATATCATCGATTCGATAGAAAGCTTTGTTCGATGTCAGCGTAAGTTGTTGTCGAAGATTCGTTGCTCTATGTaagcatgtatgtatgtatgtatgtgtatgttgtGTGTTTATGCATCGGAACGTCTTTACCGGTATAAGTTAAACGCGTCTGTGTTCTCTCGGGTTCCCCCGTACTGTTGGGACCTTGTTTCATGACCCACATAAAGCAAGGCCGTTAACACTACTCACGACTCGCGCACATGTATGGACGGCGGGGTCCTTGTGAGGTGCGCTTCGCGCTCTATGGAGGTCCACGTGCATCTCCTACCACAGGCAGCGCGCCGGGCTCCCGTGCGGGATGGCCCCAAATTCATACCACCTGGTGTACTCGAAAAAGATAAGAGATTCGAGATATATGTACCTCGTTTAGCTAGTGTGTCACTTTTAAATGTCACGTGGTTGAATCGAGAGTTGACAGACGTCTTTTTATTAACTCATTAagatcttaattaaaatatatataaatttgtgtgtTTAAATcacaattgtttttattttctcagataaatataataaatattgctatattctcttatatctgaaaaatcacattggatatatatttggctattttatgtttatatatagtatatatagtttatataaagttgttcattattatcattattatccattattcattattattgttacttCATGTATGCACATTTGAATAAAACACTCGAACTTTTTTCTATGAAAGCATTGAATccggaatatattaattagttttgctgtttttttattttctgactATACAATAAGATTGCTTTTAActtaatatgtgtatatatagtataacgagtaaaaatattaaaaaatataaattttttgcttttatatttatctaaatcttTTGAAATACTTTTTAGCTATCTTTGTAGTTACTGTAGCATGAGTGTGTTCAACATATGTCATTATCAAACTGTATAAGTcgtacttaaaatttaaagaatttttccaaaaatttctctttactCTTCtccaagatatatattttttataattcaggtTCACGCATACCGTCCTTGTGTAACTTTATTAAGTGCGCGAGCAATCTTTAGGTATGAACGAAGGTATGTTTTTATATGGTTCATCTTGATGAAGTGGTCCGGCCGGACGCAAGAAACCCAACGGGCGAGATGAAGAAGCCGCGGTCCCTACTCGCCTCTTAGCGCATGGTATGTGTattgtacgtgtgtgtgtgtgtcatgtATCTCGACGCTCATTCAGTAGGTCACACCGACATAATGCGTGTGATGGTGCGAGCAAGAATAGTGGTAGCGCGTACCAACGCGCGCATGGCATTATCGTGTTCATGCTGGAGTCTCGTTGCGGGTCCGATGAACAAGCCCATACAGTGGCACGGCACCTTGATCTTGATCTTGACTCCGTGCAAGGCCTGGTATACGCTGCTAAGAACGCGGATGATTGCATTCCACGTTTTCGTATTTCATGTAAATAATGGCGCAATTTTTTATGAGcgcagataaatataatatacacggttgcatcaaaatttcttttctctttttttttttatgtagttgccattaattttgaaaagcttatctttaaataatatcactcgtatttttttagcaatatatttttttgtttcttcaatcaaatttaatattatataataattaatattatctataaaagtatatagcaatatatataatagaatgtttatataatcgaattaaaattatttcaataacacAATGTAGATTTCTCTTTGTTACTTTAACAACTCACATTATGCATAtgttcttcaattttattatttcataaattaaattttaatattctagagtgatatttattatgtatgcaaattattaatttatttgttataaaagaaatataaatataatgtatacaattatatacaagtaATCAtcgataaatctttaaaaataatatatcttatcttcATAGACATAAGTTAGTTCGTGCAATCTACAAACTCCTCTTCACTTCTCATTATTCTAATTTGATTCTTCctgattgttttttaataatccttttttgtgtgtatattgtaAACATAAATTTCGCCATCTTTTGCGATTGATCcacatcaaaataaatatatacaagttatattgcaaaagaaaatttcattttattcctGTGTTAAACATTGTTCATTTCCTCTCAATCGATACGAAATCTTTGGCGgatttaaatctatttcttttttagcaaagaattaataaactaaataatatcttattaattttcatatttcatacatccatatcaatcatattatttatttagttgcATATTCTTTAAGGaagaaaaacttatttaaatgaataaatcatttactactttttatctttcttatagtaaatattatactatttctGTAATCGCTTGCGAGTCAcaagagtatataaaaatttttcttgagaTATCAGAGAGTCTCTTcaaacacaaaaaataattgatatataatattaatgtatcatgcacaaatttttttcatttacggcataaattatatctatgatACATGCtaggaaaaatttatcaatatcgaTCATATGCTCGTATGCGATCGTTTCAATCTTTTCGCAAAAAAGCTCTCAAGAgactttaaaaacatttatgttttCTGGCACGCTATCTGTAATTATCAACTGATCTGTGACGTTGAACTTTAGATGCGATTTTGTATACCAGTGCGAAAGATGACTTTAAAGATCAGGAGCAAAAGGATTTGAAAACCAGTAGGTTTGATTCTTCGAgtttcctttattttattggtattatttctctctctctctctctctctctctttccctttacAAGGATTGTTGTCATAATAAAGACTTTGGCCGTATCTGGCACAATCTCGGATTTCGCAAAATCCTCCGGGCATGAtcgattcaaaatatttattttagtactTACCGATAACACACGctatattatatgtgaataAAGATCACTAATATAATACttgatattatcaaaaatcaatttgtaaCTGTTTAATTTCtaccataatatatatgtaacaatccataaaaaaaagcatatttatCTCTACGATCTAACAAATCACTGCGAGTTCTTATCAGAACTTGTATAAATAGTGGGTACGTCCAATgcgttgttaaaataaatttaatattgcattttttaagggaccgatatattaaaaaatcgagaaGATCATTcgattacttttaaaaaatactgcaTCGAAACGAATTTGCGAGCGCAATAAGGATGAAATAACAGTACATTAAAACAACTATCATTTTCACTCTTGCTATTACGAGCAAAGAACCGATTTCTCTCcactttgtaaaaaattataggtaCAAGCACAGTCAATTATTCTCCATTAATTGTTTTCATCAATTACGATATTATAGTCGACAAAATCAAGGCTTAGCCGATTTAGTGTTGATCATTCATTTATAAGAAACATTCTACATGCAACAATCAAccaataaatgattatataatcaatcggATGCGATGCGTTATCGGTAACGAATCGAACGATCTAATGGGCACCTTTGTAATTTATCTTCTAATATAGGCTTTCTAATCGCAAATCTTATTCgtggaaatataatatagcaaCACAAAAactcatattattaaattagatcGATCTGATTATACTTGAAGAAAGTAACTACTCTTGCAATTTTATACACGAACTTTTCattctaatattatcaattgttTGCATTGCAATCTGTTCTCTCaaacagaataatttattttttaaccacGAAACCACAATTACATGCAACAGGCATGATTATTAAAGATTCAATAGTCTCATTTTTCATATCCATCTCGTATATAGTATCGGTATATTTTCCTTGTCAACCTGTATAGTAATGTCAGAACCGGAAGTAGATAATTCCTTCTACGccatataatgataaaaaagaataaaataaaacttaatcactattttgttattaaataataaaacaataatattattataagtaatttataaaagctcaataatatttttaaagatttctcAACTACCAATTTGGCTCGttctatcttttaaatataattaaccgAATTTGATTAGCTTACTAATTGGCCTATTAATTTTGACTTtgacttatatttttctgtaaagtCACAATTCTCAGACTTAGACAATTAAGTAGAAAAATCATACACCTTAAAATACTGGGTTTAGGATCTACATTCCGGTACTGAAGGTTTTTTTAACTCGATGATGGTTTTTTTTAACTCACAATCAAGCATTTAAACTAGCTCTTCAGAAGCTATGTAAAagcacatttaaaatatattttgatcattTGCTTTGACATTATTCAAGTAAAATTTCTTAACAACAGGGTTTGTATATCCATCACcgaattaatatctatatttacgtACTATAAGTACTACGAGTAGTAAGGAAAATGATTCCaggatgaatatttataattaaacccATTTTGATCCAATAAactaaatatcaaaatttgataaatctgTCAAGAATATTAATCAGGCACTTTttgaatcaaaaattaattaatacccTTCTGTaaattgttgatatttttgtgaaacataattataagtatCTTTGATTGTTCATAAAGACTCGATACTGAATAAATGTCCATTCATCAATTtccattcaatattttatatataaaataaaaaaaattttcaaaccaTAACACCATGTTGTGCCAACAATTGCTTCCTTTGGTGGAGACTTGGAGATTCCATGGTAATTTCATCATTTCTCACACTATCAAATGACTTGgaggttttaaaattatgtaggACATTCAAGCAATTGTTGCTCGTCATTTCGAGGGATTTGGATCTCAGTGACGCGCTAGCtaacttttttatagtttctGAAATAGGATATTTGAAatccgttctctctctttctctttccttgaTTCTTTGATTTTCATCGACCGCTAATAAGGAATCTTTCTTCTCTACTTTATTAGATTCTATTTCCTTTTGTTTGTCTATTTTGGGATCTTCATGTTTCATCCTTTGATTTTCGTTTTCGTCGGTTTTTATGTTTCTATGTGCAGTCATAGTTTCTGATTGATTCTTGAACGAGTCCAATCGCGAATGCtcgctctcttcctcttcctttttATCGTCGTGACCTAATAAAGACTTTGGTGGAGCCTCCACGTAACCGCTTTCATCGCTATCGGCTTCCTCATCGAGAGAATCCAGAGTTAAAAATGAAGTCTCCTCATTTTGTAGAAATTCACGGCCTGTCCTAGGATATATTTTAGGATATATCTCCTTTGCTCGCCTCTCTCTATTTTGTTGTTCTTCGATCCTGTTCAATATCTCGCCCCTCGGCCGATAATCCACTACGTCGTCAAGATCCTCAATATCTTCAAAATCGAACATATTCGAAGCAGtgtcctcctcttcctcttcttccatTGATTCTTCTTCCTCGCTTCTTAGGGGAAACCTCTTCATAGGATCTACAGGATTAAAACGAGGACTACCTGCGCATGTCATGAAATGAGGTGAGCCTTCCGAATTCCTTCGTGGTCCTAGTTCTTTAATACCTCGATTCTCCGAGAAAACAGCCCTCTTGATTGATCCTCGCTGATCGTTTTGAActgaaaaagttttaaaggTAAGCAAGTTCATAGAGAGAAATGACATTATGACTTCATATGTCGCGCATCAACAGTATAACTTGTCAAGCAACTGCCCTTTTCaaacatataatcaaatatcaaaatctCTACTATCATATGCCCATTCtaaaaaactttaaacttttaaaaataaaaatatatatactgataatgagcagaaaaaaatttaatgttccgtaaaataatattatataaacatagtgctccaaaataaatacagtattagccatatatttttagtttatcgACGTtaagtaaaagataaatattaaaatttaatatgcaaagtcacgataaattacaatttttcgtttattttaattacataccCGATAATTATATACCCGATATAAATACGCAAATAATTTCAAGTCCATTACATTTATGTAActgcttttataatatagaatttaaaaaaagaagcgcataaaaaagaaattatcacTTGCTTTGCATAAGTCTGATATattcaacaataataaattctgcgAACAATACTAACTTCCTGCGAGGTGTTCCTCTGCACCGATGGCTCTCTCCTCGCTTGTTGCCGTACTAGCGGTTTCGCATCCACTGGAGATGCTACCGTTCTCATCAGAGGACTCGCGATTGAGAGCGTCTAATAACCTGGCTATCCTCCAACTATCCTGATCTTCCCAACTACGTGTCACGGTCTCCAAGGAGCGCAATTCCTCCAGCAGTCTCTGCTGTTCTATCTCTTCGGCTACCGCATCCTCTTCGATCGCTGATAGTTTTGGCGCGCTCTTCGATCTTTCCAAAGGCGGCCGATAGTTCTGGCCACCAGTGCTCAGAAGAAGCTTCCTACGTGGCAAAGACGGGTTGTCGTACAACGCGCTCGCCAGAGACAGCCTGTAACAATTTGTTATCATGATAATCGATCTCGTCAATATAAGATATTGCcgtaatatcatattttttcaaactatgaatttcgtaataaatacataattaatccctttagcaaatttttttttatttaatagaaatagattttattctatacgtttttttctcataattttgttagcaatatgttattttctgctgattcatatatatattttcaattcttataaaagctattaatcaattaagatcataaaatttaatttattaaaattcttatatatagtCCATCAACTTATCAAGATGTGCtttatttgttctttatattttcttcaataaaaaaaaaaaaaagatttttgaatgACGTAGGGCAGAAAGTAGCGAGCCAATCGTATTAATGCAATTCCCGCAAAAGTATTAATGTTTGACTTATGACTTGGAAACACTGACCCGAATGTACACCGATCGGTGATCACTTCTTGTCCTGGATCGTGACTCAATCACACATAACGATTTACAATCGATCTACAATGATTGGAATCGTGATTGTACGGTAGATGCATAAACGCGTGTAACAGTACGTATTTCTCAAGagcgcgaaagagagaaagaaaagagagtaaagaaatttctcttctctcttcaatTAAGTAGTGGAACTTAATTTGTATGGTCGACGATATAACGAATGCGGCACGATAAAAATGCGAAGAATGCGCGCCATTCCATATTGAAATGAGCCTAACGGAAACTCAAAGAATTGTTCTATGTTTGGAAAATTATGTCGCGCGattgatttgttttaattagaaGCAAAAGAGATACATGAATTATAAAcacttaattttctattaacattaaatattattaattatatttcatattattattaatttaatattaagacaTACATTTTGGAATagttctaaaataattaatcagctaaaaaaattgagtaaaaaattatacgtcgCACATATAATCGGTTCTTAGactcgattaaaaaataaaaattttaaagaaaattttgtattttttttttagcatattGAGAATAGACGCGCAAATATACTtcgtaatatgttttattaatgccTCTCTAATACTCTAGTTTTAATTCCTTTTGTAatgtatatcttataaatccTTCTGCAATACTCTAGTTTTAATTCCCAGTAAATATTGAACAATATTGCTGTAGCGTTTGCTAATTCTTACTCACTGTTTGTAAGCTAAAGCTATCTAAAGATAGTACCCATTAATTTTCGCTAATAccacaattttgtaaattttactgTAATATCTTCTACTTATCTCTATCATTTCCGAGAAAGAAATACAACCttgatattttgacatttgattCGCTAaatctttttgaataattaactgtcaataatttaatattaaaatattgaagaatttcCTCTTAGCTGATGTAATTTGTTGTTAACAGCATATTGATACTGTCATACTGTTGTTCTTACCTGGCATTTTGCCTGGAAACTTTATCCCGACGAAATTCCAAGAGTGCCTGTTGTAGCCTGGTATTCAGAATAGAGGCAAGTCTCCTCGCGGTGGATTCCTTGTTGCACAGAGCTGCATGGCACCTCAATTCGGGCCTCAATCTGCGACCCTCGTGCCTGTATATCCAGACAAAGAGTCGCGGATGCGAAACTGGGGCCGTGCAATAAGTCACACGGTGGGCCCAATACTCGGTGAGACCATGGTCCTTCGTGGTCGCGGTCAAACCGCCGTTGGTTATCGTCAGTCTCATGCAGACGTCGGGTCTGCTGCTGGTCATATAGTTCCGCCACAAGGTAGATACAGGCTTCTCGACGCAGCCTTCACCTGCAGGAGCATTAAGATTCTTAAATTTCTGTTATATGATGGCTAgggttttatattaattgcaagaGTCGTTTAGaagtttttcaatattttgtaaaaactttAAAGCAGGATCGTTCGAGTTATTTCGTACAGAAAAAGTTAAACTATGATGTTTTCtctcaagaatttttttataaataatttcctatTACTAGTTTAAAGAATACGTACGAAACTGTCCAGaagaatatgtatatcgtTTTAAGACCAAATTACCTAAGTGTGTACAATATATCCGCATGCTTATGTACAGCTATGTATTTTTGTCGCGATTGAGTATACGGATGAGATAGAGCTGCGCGTTTCATGTTCTCCGCAGTGTATTCTGACTTTCGATACAGTTCGATTCGCCGCTATGCGCCGATTTGGATCGCGTTACCAATTTAGAGATACAGGAAACACAAGTACAGTTACTTAGCAGAGTTCGAAAGCGAGCCGAGCCGACAGGCGAAATAGGAAGGGAgggataaagaaagaaagagagaaagggagagagagaggcagggAGAAAGGTGCaggcaagagaaaaaaaagagagacagcgATGTGAGATAGGTACGCAATGCTGGTCTCTTgccaaaaaaaagatttctcgcGCAAATCTAAAAGCGGTTCTGGTTTTTCGATGTAAATGTAAACGATCCAGTATTTATACTCTAATTAGCACGGcagtgataaattaaaatctaatccAGGCGGATAAATGTgatttcaaaagattttttttttcacggaaGAATTCAGCAAAATTTTCATTCCCGCCAATCTTTTCGGACACTATCTGGAACATATACGACAACGTAAAGTtctttataatcataaatataagagCTGAACTGTGAGTTATATTGCCAACGAGTAAATTAATTCGGTTAATAATTGCAAACGCTTATACGGATCCTATCTCTGATTATATACGTCGTATCGAGCGAATTACCCTGCCGGTCAAGATCAATAATCGTAACACGATTGACGACAAAGCAGCGGCGATTTTCTGGAGCAACAAAAAATTCCTTGGCATTTTATGCGACGTCTTAGAACAGTCATTATGCAAATAGCGTGCTACGCGCATAATTTCTCAACGTCACCGGctgcttttaatttatatacaaaatacttgATAACGATAGGCTTGATAACGACTTTGAAAAAACACGGATAGAAAACAAGACATGTAAGGTAATTAAAAGCAATACTTAcgcaatttattaagaaatataaaccaattttaattaattgattaaaaatttataaaaattattacaactataaaaaatgtattcttaCTATCGTTTCATAAATATTCCTTAGAGATAACTTTCATCAAGCTTTATTTTTAaggttaaagaaaataatctttatcaaaaatgatttattctgtaaattttacattaatcatCTATTAGATATATGTTAATTGCGCATAAGTCAAAACATTGATGCTATAATGAGATAATGTTATTTTGCGGTCACTTAGGATTGTTAAATAGTTAGAAAAAACCTAATacatctttgaaat
Encoded proteins:
- the LOC126853656 gene encoding uncharacterized protein LOC126853656 isoform X2, with product MKTMGDVVADPIDENDDTVQPAGASKEFGQRTLRSLKRGLGRLWRRHRGNVSITEYDPSYKVAYLGNVLTGWAKGEGCVEKPVSTLWRNYMTSSRPDVCMRLTITNGGLTATTKDHGLTEYWAHRVTYCTAPVSHPRLFVWIYRHEGRRLRPELRCHAALCNKESTARRLASILNTRLQQALLEFRRDKVSRQNARLSLASALYDNPSLPRRKLLLSTGGQNYRPPLERSKSAPKLSAIEEDAVAEEIEQQRLLEELRSLETVTRSWEDQDSWRIARLLDALNRESSDENGSISSGCETASTATSEERAIGAEEHLAGIQNDQRGSIKRAVFSENRGIKELGPRRNSEGSPHFMTCAGSPRFNPVDPMKRFPLRSEEEESMEEEEEEDTASNMFDFEDIEDLDDVVDYRPRGEILNRIEEQQNRERRAKEIYPKIYPRTGREFLQNEETSFLTLDSLDEEADSDESGYVEAPPKSLLGHDDKKEEEESEHSRLDSFKNQSETMTAHRNIKTDENENQRMKHEDPKIDKQKEIESNKVEKKDSLLAVDENQRIKERERERTDFKYPISETIKKLASASLRSKSLEMTSNNCLNVLHNFKTSKSFDSVRNDEITMESPSLHQRKQLLAQHGVMV
- the LOC126853656 gene encoding uncharacterized protein LOC126853656 isoform X1; translation: MKTMGDVVADPIDENDDTVQPAGASKEFGQRTLRSLKRGLGRLWRRHRGNVSITEYDPSYKVAYLGNVLTGWAKGEGCVEKPVSTLWRNYMTSSRPDVCMRLTITNGGLTATTKDHGLTEYWAHRVTYCTAPVSHPRLFVWIYRHEGRRLRPELRCHAALCNKESTARRLASILNTRLQQALLEFRRDKVSRQNARLSLASALYDNPSLPRRKLLLSTGGQNYRPPLERSKSAPKLSAIEEDAVAEEIEQQRLLEELRSLETVTRSWEDQDSWRIARLLDALNRESSDENGSISSGCETASTATSEERAIGAEEHLAGIQNDQRGSIKRAVFSENRGIKELGPRRNSEGSPHFMTCAGSPRFNPVDPMKRFPLRSEEEESMEEEEEEDTASNMFDFEDIEDLDDVVDYRPRGEILNRIEEQQNRERRAKEIYPKIYPRTGREFLQNEETSFLTLDSLDEEADSDESGYVEAPPKSLLGHDDKKEEEESEHSRLDSFKNQSETMTAHRNIKTDENENQRMKHEDPKIDKQKEIESNKVEKKDSLLAVDENQRIKERERERTDFKYPISETIKKLASASLRSKSLEMTSNNCLNVLHNFKTSKSFDSVRNDEITMESPSLHQRKQLLAQHGVMFVGNLAPLTAWNDTRL
- the LOC126853656 gene encoding uncharacterized protein LOC126853656 isoform X3, yielding MKTMGDVVADPIDENDDTVQPAGASKEFGQRTLRSLKRGLGRLWRRHRGNVSITEYDPSYKVAYLGNVLTGWAKGEGCVEKPVSTLWRNYMTSSRPDVCMRLTITNGGLTATTKDHGLTEYWAHRVTYCTAPVSHPRLFVWIYRHEGRRLRPELRCHAALCNKESTARRLASILNTRLQQALLEFRRDKVSRQNARLSLASALYDNPSLPRRKLLLSTGGQNYRPPLERSKSAPKLSAIEEDAVAEEIEQQRLLEELRSLETVTRSWEDQDSWRIARLLDALNRESSDENGSISSGCETASTATSEERAIGAEEHLAGIQNDQRGSIKRAVFSENRGSPRFNPVDPMKRFPLRSEEEESMEEEEEEDTASNMFDFEDIEDLDDVVDYRPRGEILNRIEEQQNRERRAKEIYPKIYPRTGREFLQNEETSFLTLDSLDEEADSDESGYVEAPPKSLLGHDDKKEEEESEHSRLDSFKNQSETMTAHRNIKTDENENQRMKHEDPKIDKQKEIESNKVEKKDSLLAVDENQRIKERERERTDFKYPISETIKKLASASLRSKSLEMTSNNCLNVLHNFKTSKSFDSVRNDEITMESPSLHQRKQLLAQHGVMFVGNLAPLTAWNDTRL